The following are encoded together in the Gilvimarinus sp. DA14 genome:
- a CDS encoding alpha/beta hydrolase — MKLLQHLIVFPAFLVLAACGGGGGGSSSGATSGAVSNDIASNASSSAQASTSSVASLNEPEFQDLDNSGEGFGFLAGQVVRETLFTSAITGVEYPVHIYLPPGYDDSQRRYPVIYALDGQTLFPGLPYLLEDEGVEAILVAIAEGPDDRRRTDYLLPGARDYFQFIVHELIPFAEAGLRVDTSQRTIAGTSFGGVFAGLALLMDDSVDPVFHNFFAFDASFYQHPEQTEQLEQNRYLASAQLNAKVFLSSALPEGNDEFVTLFEASLAERNFNGLTVYRDRFQSTHGKITEPSFRRAIGQLWGNDAN, encoded by the coding sequence ATGAAATTATTGCAGCATCTTATTGTTTTCCCCGCGTTCTTGGTTCTTGCTGCCTGTGGAGGCGGTGGTGGCGGATCATCCTCAGGCGCTACCAGTGGGGCTGTCTCTAACGATATCGCGAGCAATGCAAGCAGTTCTGCACAGGCCAGCACCTCTTCGGTGGCGTCGCTCAATGAGCCGGAATTTCAGGACCTGGATAACAGTGGTGAAGGTTTTGGGTTTCTCGCCGGGCAAGTGGTGCGCGAAACACTGTTTACCTCGGCTATTACCGGGGTTGAGTATCCAGTGCATATCTATCTACCGCCAGGGTACGATGACTCGCAGCGCCGCTACCCGGTTATCTACGCGCTAGATGGGCAAACATTGTTTCCAGGCCTGCCGTATTTGCTCGAAGATGAAGGTGTAGAGGCCATACTGGTGGCCATTGCCGAGGGCCCCGATGACCGCCGTCGCACAGATTATTTGCTGCCCGGTGCGCGCGACTACTTCCAATTTATTGTCCACGAATTGATTCCCTTCGCCGAAGCTGGCTTGCGGGTAGACACCAGTCAGCGCACCATCGCGGGTACTTCCTTTGGTGGCGTATTTGCGGGTTTGGCCTTGTTGATGGATGATTCCGTCGATCCCGTGTTTCATAACTTTTTCGCGTTTGATGCCAGCTTTTATCAGCATCCGGAGCAGACTGAGCAACTGGAGCAAAACCGCTATCTGGCAAGTGCACAGCTCAATGCTAAGGTATTTCTTTCCAGCGCCTTGCCTGAGGGAAACGATGAATTTGTCACCCTTTTTGAGGCTTCTTTGGCTGAGCGTAATTTCAACGGCTTGACCGTCTATCGCGATCGCTTTCAGAGCACTCACGGCAAAATTACCGAGCCGTCTTTTCGCCGCGCCATCGGCCAGTTATGGGGAAATGACGCTAACTAG
- a CDS encoding amphi-Trp domain-containing protein — MSREKNSFRHESLQDSQSIRNLLQALMDGIDAGELSFSEGKETLTLCPQGLMQVKVTAQREDAYNRVNLRFSWHEQSDTESKQKTLKVNGKSTRK, encoded by the coding sequence ATGAGCCGAGAGAAAAACAGCTTTCGCCACGAATCGCTGCAGGACTCGCAATCCATCCGCAACTTGTTGCAGGCGCTTATGGATGGCATAGACGCGGGCGAACTGTCTTTTAGTGAGGGTAAAGAAACCCTGACGCTCTGCCCCCAGGGATTGATGCAAGTAAAAGTTACCGCCCAGCGCGAAGACGCCTACAACCGCGTTAATTTACGCTTTAGCTGGCACGAGCAAAGCGACACCGAAAGCAAACAAAAAACGCTAAAGGTTAACGGCAAAAGTACCCGCAAGTAA
- a CDS encoding metallophosphoesterase — translation MNAESSLNSKAISQLTHYEGEKWLPMTLPDHVRPWLDEGKHAFRQRKRGRRRARHAIDQQVSQYPWVWPKRRIIFISDLHADADALLASLVASGGVIRTGKGDNKFKLSKQGKKSVFVFGGDFFDKGPSNLRLLRVLKNLIDQKARVKLLAGNHDVRVLFGMRTAGCAADVKNGHFFVRMGAKAIPLLKEIRNEYLSGKNALADVPDTKQCRQLLLPQNTWFAGFQEAAKSQLSPAACERELAKIAKKSAEFEDQCHKAGLTLREVYASALLWQKLFLSKSGEFYWFYKKLRLALKRGSFLFVHAGLDDNLANEISTRGLTPLNKEFAKQLKGSPFDFYYGSLANSIRTKYRAVDHPLSKHGARRTHSAGIHAIVHGHRNLHRGQRLALRRELLHIECDITLDKHSRKKESLKGLGAGATIIDPKGFVAGISSDWPAIKLFQPQAK, via the coding sequence ATGAATGCCGAATCGTCGCTTAACAGCAAAGCCATCAGCCAGCTTACCCATTACGAGGGGGAAAAATGGCTGCCTATGACCCTGCCGGATCATGTGCGCCCCTGGCTGGATGAGGGCAAACACGCTTTTCGCCAGCGCAAGCGCGGGCGCCGCCGCGCGCGCCACGCCATTGACCAACAGGTATCACAATACCCCTGGGTGTGGCCCAAGCGGCGGATCATTTTTATCTCGGATCTGCACGCCGATGCCGACGCTCTGCTCGCCTCACTGGTTGCCAGCGGCGGGGTGATACGCACAGGTAAAGGCGACAATAAATTCAAGTTGAGCAAACAGGGGAAAAAATCTGTTTTTGTTTTCGGGGGCGATTTTTTTGATAAAGGCCCCAGCAACCTGCGCCTGTTGCGGGTGTTAAAAAACCTGATCGATCAGAAGGCGCGGGTAAAACTCTTGGCGGGCAATCACGACGTTAGAGTACTGTTCGGCATGCGTACAGCAGGCTGCGCCGCCGATGTTAAAAACGGGCATTTTTTTGTACGCATGGGAGCCAAAGCTATTCCGCTGCTAAAAGAAATTCGCAACGAATACTTAAGCGGAAAAAATGCGCTGGCAGATGTACCAGACACCAAGCAATGCCGCCAATTACTCTTGCCACAAAACACCTGGTTTGCCGGCTTCCAAGAGGCCGCTAAAAGCCAATTATCGCCCGCCGCCTGCGAACGAGAACTGGCCAAGATTGCAAAAAAATCCGCAGAATTTGAAGACCAATGCCACAAGGCTGGGTTGACCCTGCGCGAGGTATACGCCAGCGCCCTTTTATGGCAAAAGCTGTTTTTATCTAAAAGTGGGGAGTTTTACTGGTTTTATAAAAAACTGAGGCTAGCTCTCAAGCGCGGCAGTTTTTTATTTGTACACGCGGGCCTGGATGACAACCTTGCCAACGAAATTAGCACTCGCGGTCTCACACCATTAAACAAAGAGTTTGCCAAACAATTAAAAGGCTCGCCCTTTGATTTTTACTACGGCTCGCTGGCCAACAGCATTCGCACCAAATACCGCGCTGTGGATCACCCGCTAAGCAAACACGGTGCTCGGCGGACTCACAGTGCCGGCATTCACGCCATTGTGCACGGCCACCGCAATTTACACCGGGGCCAACGCCTGGCACTGCGCCGCGAGTTGCTGCACATAGAGTGCGATATCACCCTGGATAAGCACTCACGCAAAAAAGAGTCTCTTAAAGGGCTGGGAGCGGGCGCCACGATTATCGACCCCAAGGGCTTCGTCGCCGGAATCAGTAGCGATTGGCCCGCAATTAAATTATTTCAGCCGCAGGCAAAATAA
- a CDS encoding histidine phosphatase family protein, translating to MAITRGTGLMRAFALIRHGDYRQKKDTPSAHQPYPLTAKGEQQARDCALLLQKAASDLELGLSSVMHSSTLLRAWQTAEIIRRELAVDEGQLLQSDALTERCVGSAANLTIDEIEQLLEQDPRYPSPPENWKSRSDYCLPLPGAESLQQAGERVASYISQLADESADNSLTVIVGHGAALRHGASNLGILSESDVANLSMHHAQPVIIACTEAGWVHLAGQWKPRTSPREFTD from the coding sequence GTGGCAATTACCAGAGGCACAGGATTAATGCGCGCTTTTGCCTTGATACGCCATGGGGACTACCGGCAGAAAAAAGACACCCCCAGCGCCCATCAGCCCTACCCGCTCACGGCAAAAGGTGAACAGCAAGCGCGCGACTGTGCACTGTTACTGCAAAAGGCAGCGTCCGATTTAGAGCTGGGTTTATCGTCGGTTATGCACAGCTCAACGTTACTTCGCGCCTGGCAAACTGCCGAGATTATTCGCCGCGAGTTGGCAGTAGACGAGGGGCAATTGCTGCAAAGCGATGCGTTAACCGAGCGCTGCGTAGGCAGCGCGGCGAATCTCACCATCGATGAGATAGAACAGCTGCTGGAACAAGACCCACGCTACCCCAGCCCACCGGAGAACTGGAAATCGCGCAGCGACTACTGCCTGCCACTGCCCGGGGCCGAATCTCTGCAGCAGGCCGGCGAGCGGGTTGCAAGTTATATCAGCCAGCTCGCCGACGAAAGCGCGGACAATTCTCTTACGGTGATTGTCGGCCACGGCGCTGCATTGCGCCACGGCGCCAGTAATCTGGGTATACTGAGTGAATCTGACGTTGCCAACCTGAGTATGCATCATGCCCAACCAGTTATTATCGCTTGTACTGAGGCCGGCTGGGTTCATCTAGCGGGGCAGTGGAAACCGCGCACCTCACCACGGGAGTTCACCGACTGA
- a CDS encoding HprK-related kinase B: MAEAKANTETEIHNFLHWLQRHPEKTEYSLSLALPGASVQVNCTQAQTASSLKAYFQPWLMSGEKNCDATVTVIESPTVAEYLPWQEWQREPGKSARKDTFIDLDDARLLRKCRTGMVFLQSRNQRIAIGPCNDNLNQVINFINNQAMNQLQQNGWLIGHAAAASYNQQAIAIAGFSGGGKSTSMLRLLDHPKVNFVSNDRIFTKQVGEQLLLCGAAKMPRVNPGTLLNNPRLQPLLTAEQKRRYQTMAPDELWELEEKYDVLIPKLYGRGENTRIENTAPLKAIVLLNWNRREQCATRIDKIDINERQELLPALMKSSGPFYQRSDGQFQPNAQMPALQAYLQQLSHTQVYAVSGGVDFSALRDFCWQLWQLPEAQD, from the coding sequence ATGGCTGAAGCCAAGGCAAATACCGAAACGGAAATACACAACTTTTTACACTGGTTGCAGCGCCATCCGGAAAAAACGGAGTACTCCCTGAGCCTGGCACTACCTGGCGCTTCAGTGCAGGTCAATTGCACGCAGGCACAAACAGCCAGCAGCCTTAAAGCCTACTTCCAGCCCTGGCTTATGTCTGGCGAGAAAAATTGTGACGCCACAGTTACCGTAATTGAATCACCCACTGTTGCGGAGTATTTACCCTGGCAAGAATGGCAGCGGGAACCGGGCAAAAGCGCGCGCAAAGATACGTTTATCGATCTGGATGATGCGCGTCTTCTGCGCAAATGTCGCACCGGCATGGTATTTCTGCAAAGCAGAAACCAGCGTATCGCGATAGGCCCCTGTAATGACAACCTGAATCAGGTTATTAATTTTATCAACAACCAAGCCATGAACCAGCTGCAACAAAATGGCTGGTTAATTGGCCACGCCGCCGCGGCAAGTTACAACCAGCAGGCAATCGCTATTGCCGGGTTTTCGGGCGGCGGAAAATCCACCAGTATGCTGCGGCTTCTGGATCACCCGAAAGTTAACTTTGTGAGCAACGATCGGATATTTACCAAGCAAGTCGGTGAGCAGCTGTTGCTTTGCGGCGCGGCCAAAATGCCACGGGTTAACCCGGGCACCCTGCTCAACAACCCGCGCCTGCAACCGTTATTAACGGCCGAGCAAAAGCGGCGCTACCAGACCATGGCTCCGGACGAGCTGTGGGAGCTGGAGGAAAAATACGACGTGCTGATTCCCAAACTCTACGGCAGAGGTGAAAACACCCGTATTGAGAATACCGCGCCGCTAAAAGCCATTGTGTTGTTGAACTGGAACCGCCGCGAGCAATGCGCCACTCGCATTGACAAAATTGATATAAACGAGCGCCAGGAATTACTCCCCGCATTGATGAAATCCTCTGGCCCCTTTTACCAGCGTAGCGATGGCCAGTTCCAGCCCAATGCACAAATGCCTGCGCTTCAAGCCTATCTGCAGCAGCTAAGCCACACCCAAGTCTATGCCGTTAGCGGCGGGGTAGATTTTAGCGCGCTGCGGGATTTTTGCTGGCAGCTGTGGCAATTACCAGAGGCACAGGATTAA
- a CDS encoding GAK system ATP-grasp enzyme: protein MTDSTKGKIAVVGLPGKWSTEVLADALQARTGFRLVVDMREVVLDLQNKSLYYREHNLCEFDGIIVKKISAEYSPNTLDRLELLRVAEAQGVPVFSQAQSILRLIDRLSCTVTLRNHDIPMPATVITESVDQALHTVDKFGAAVFKPLYSTKARGMEIIRAEDADKKSAVERFSSTHPCMYIQQKLNLSGRDLGMVFLGGQYLGSYARLGAGDSWNTTIHSGGKYAKAEPEPELIDLATRAQAPFAMDFTTVDVAETDNGPIVFEVSAFGGFRGAKDGIGIDAAALYADYVLEKLNG from the coding sequence GTGACTGATTCGACCAAGGGAAAAATAGCTGTGGTAGGCCTGCCCGGCAAATGGTCCACCGAAGTATTGGCCGATGCCTTGCAAGCGCGCACCGGCTTTCGTCTGGTGGTCGACATGCGCGAGGTGGTACTGGATTTACAAAACAAAAGTCTCTATTACCGCGAGCACAACCTGTGTGAATTTGATGGGATTATCGTCAAGAAAATCAGTGCCGAGTACAGCCCCAATACTCTCGACCGACTGGAGCTTCTGCGGGTAGCCGAGGCCCAGGGCGTGCCGGTTTTTAGTCAGGCGCAAAGCATACTGCGCCTGATTGACCGTTTGAGCTGTACGGTAACACTGCGCAACCACGATATTCCCATGCCGGCCACAGTGATCACCGAATCGGTAGATCAGGCACTGCACACCGTGGATAAATTTGGCGCCGCCGTATTTAAACCTCTCTATTCCACCAAAGCGCGCGGTATGGAAATTATCAGGGCCGAGGATGCGGATAAGAAATCCGCCGTGGAGCGTTTTTCCAGCACTCACCCGTGCATGTATATCCAACAAAAGCTGAATTTGAGCGGGCGCGATTTAGGTATGGTATTTCTGGGCGGTCAGTATCTTGGCAGCTATGCCCGACTGGGAGCGGGAGATAGCTGGAACACGACTATTCACAGCGGCGGAAAATACGCCAAAGCCGAACCTGAACCCGAATTGATTGACCTCGCGACCCGTGCTCAAGCGCCATTCGCGATGGACTTTACCACCGTAGATGTGGCTGAAACAGACAATGGCCCCATAGTTTTTGAAGTATCGGCGTTCGGCGGTTTTCGCGGCGCCAAAGATGGTATAGGTATCGATGCCGCTGCACTTTACGCGGATTACGTTCTGGAGAAGCTCAATGGCTGA